The genomic region AAGCTTCACAGGGAGAGTGCAACAAGAAAAGAATAATCTCAGAGGTGGAGATGGTTCATCAAATGGcatggaaaagggaaaaaatggcatgGCGTATCACTGATGGACTGAGAACAAGCtaataaaaactatttttaatGGAGACAGATATTTTTCCTGAGCCCAATTACAACTTTCAGACACCCATGACAAACTTTTGAAATGTGGTTATTGGGGTCATGAAAAAATGGTAACGATAGGAGGGCTAAACAATCCAAAAACCTCTACACTGAAGATTCCAACCCATGGAAGAAATAGTTGAGGAAACAGTGCTTAATTCATGATGCAACCAAACATTACAAGCtagaaaaaaatcttattttaggCTAAGTAAATACACGCTCCAGTATTATCACCAGTATTGAGCATGCAGTGATGTGCATGCTCTATGACTACATAGCTTTTGTCCCCAGACTTTTACCTCTGAATTTTTAATCACTACAGCATTCGTGTCATTTAACTGCCCAATGATTAAAAGAACCATTAACTTTTTGTTAAAGCACTCTAATCAATAAGTCCAGTAAAGTCAATGGACATAGAAAGGCATAATTTTATTTAGGACTTCACGATACATCCTAAATATATTTTGTGTAGTTAACTATCAGTGTGTACAGAAAGTTATTTTAGTCAGCACTCAAGTAAAGATTGGTAATTAGTTTTCTTAATGGATGACAATTCTTATTAGAAAATCATCCCTGTAATGTGTAGTTCATACATAAATCAATTAACTAAATGCTTTGATGGTATTTAATATCCTGCATTATGAGATACAAGAATACATTTGCTTGCATTCTATCTTTCCTCCAAAGAACacaaaggggcattttaacctcAAACAGTCCTGGAAGATAAATTAGACTGAGAAATAGTATCAACTTCAAGATCCAATGACCTCTGTAATTTGAGTTGGGTCATAAACCAAAACTGCCTATGTCCCAAAACTGCCTACTACATTGTAATGTTCACAGCTGCAGAGATAGGTTTAAAAGTGCAAtggaaaaaaggtaaaaaaaataacAAGAGTCAAGTTTTAAAAGCCTGAATGAACTTGATGGGAACCACAAAATAAATAGTAGCTCCAACAATGAAGAATAGGCACAAAATGGTGACTTTATACTTTCTACAACTGCTTAGAtcaaaaattttgaaaaataaaaagtgaATGTTTCTGTATTTTATTTCTAGCTTCCCCATCCTGCCCTTTCCCCTGGTGTTTTTTAAGCACCTGAAAACATCCCCTAACAGTATAAAGTCCATTTGGAGCCTATCTTTATGAAAGGGGCCGCTGGGAGTTTCACAGAAAAGCACGTTAATTCTGTACGTGATTATAGAAGTGTTAATAGGCTCAGTGAGGTGGTAAATTGTATTCTTTAGAGGTGACATAAATGAAAAAACCGAGAGGTTAAATGCACCAAAGGGTGACAAGGGTTACTGCCCCACCTACCTGTGCAAAATCAACTATCTAGAAAGTTCAGCAGTCAATCCATGCTCAATTGAGCATATCACTGCTGTGTTGAAGGTGCAGTTACTGCAAGTAAGATAATTTCAAACTAATTTCAAACTAAAATATAGGGATGTTCCTAGGTACTGGGTTGATAACAAGCTCACGTAAGAAACAGCGATCTGTAATACTGTCTAGAGTTATGAAAGGAGTCCACAGTCAAAGCTAGAGGACAGAATGTGCACAATCCAACTATTATTTGCTACACTTATTGTAACATGCTTATGTACTTCCCCTAATAAAGAAATATCAGAAACAAACGGGTGGACTCCAAGTGATATctcaacaagaaaaaaaatattatatgCTTCCAAGCAAGGAAAATTAAGTTCCCCAGATTTGGACTCACCTGAAATAGTGGCACTACCTCAGAAACTACATGAGGTTCTACAGGGTCCTGAAGGAGAATACACAGATAGTAGATAACCTTTTGCTACAAAAATAAAAGCACACAAATAGAATAATGATAAATTTGTCAGGAGGGGCATTGAATCTattagttaaaaataaataaatccctggcATGAGAGACTCCTATCCTTGTCAGTACAAGCATAATAGCATTCAAATGGGACTGCAAAATATAAACAGAGTtcccttataccaagtcagaccactggtccatcgaGGTCACTTTGGTCCATTCTAACTAGCAGTGGTTCTCCATATTCTCTGGTAGAGAATAGTTTTTGTCAGCTCCTGCTATTTGAGATCTTTTTGAATGAGAGTATCAGAAATTGAAATTGGGACCTTATTGCATGTAGGTGTATACTCTCTGTACAGCCACAGCCCATCCATCTTAGAGTGGAAGTATCCCTTAGAAGGACTTCCAAACCTCCCACAATCATAAAAAGACAGCACATGATCCCacactgttttttaaatatttttaatatttttttatttatatttcaatttatataccgcccatccccaggggctctgggcggtgtcTTTAGGATCTGGCCTGTAGTTCTAGGAACTACAACAGGATTGTACTCTGAACTCTTATTAGCCTTCTTTACTCAATGGATATGTTCGTCTCATCAACACATGAAATATCCCTTCTCTGTTGTTCCTCACTTCCTTGCTCCCCCTCCTAACCCCATAAACATGGTACTGTATCACACTGCTTTTTCTCAGAAGGCTGGTGAAGCATTTCCAGGATGTAGATGGTATCCTAGCGTGGTTAGTAAAACTGGTGCCACCATGGAGATTATTCTATGCGAGAGGATTAAAGAGGTTTGTCTCAAATACTCAAGATTATAACCCCCGCCTCATAGTCTTAACTCCTGCATCCCATTCAGATCTGCTGGTGAGGCCCTACTCAGGGTCGTATCATTTCAGAAGAAAGGTCACCTAAGGGATAGAAATGAGCTTTATCTGTTGTTACCTCAGCATTCCATGTTGTCTGAGGTTCTCTATGTAAGTTTTAGAAGGGCACCAAATAGTTCCTTTTAGATATATAATTCTGCCCTCTTGTACTTGCTGAATAcaaaaagcaaagaaataaaattCTGAAGGAATAGTGGCAGAGAACACCGGAACAGCTTACCATATATATGGCTTCGTTGATGACCACATCTTTTACCTTGTTCATCTCTATGAAGGTTGTACTCTCTTTGCCAGAAGCATAGGATGAAGTCATCTGTATTCCAAGTGAGCCAACAATCAGCAGGGACTCCTGATCAATCTTCACAAAGTGCAGATACACAAGCAAGCCAATCAGAGTGACAAATATAGCAGCAGAGAGCACCACGCTGTTCTGTAATGGCAACCAAGCAGAGAATATTAAGACCAAATTCTGCAACTGGTATTCTATTTCTGCCCAATTAACCAATGAATTGAAGCCATAattacatggaatgaagctattCATTAAAAACTCCATGGGTTAACACACTGTGAAAGTAAGTTGTGTGCGATGGGAGACCAAATAGAAATTTGGGAGACCAAATAGAAATAATGAACAACAGACGTATATTTTCAATACATTTTCATAATAGAGGGAACATAGACTCTCCtgtgaaataaaaagacattgaAAGTGGTAACTATTGACAATGCAGGCATTTCAGGGAATCTGCTCACTAGAGTCCAAACAAAAGACATGGAAAAATTTTGACATATCAAATGCTAGAGAAATAGGTTTCTTTGGTTTTTCAAAAATCCcagaagggatttttaaaaatttactgcTTTCTTCTGGGAGGCATTTGTGTAACTTAAGATCTTCCTAACAGTCTTTTTATAACCTAATTAACCAACTGATTAagtaagaagctgtgactggaaaAACACTGTGTCCTCAAACAgcaaattcctccccccccccccccacct from Eublepharis macularius isolate TG4126 chromosome 2, MPM_Emac_v1.0, whole genome shotgun sequence harbors:
- the PIGH gene encoding phosphatidylinositol N-acetylglucosaminyltransferase subunit H: MADEEGYLAVSGERITLQRRHHSASCREFLVRCPRLQLRSLSAVTCSVWLVAYGLFVLCQNSVVLSAAIFVTLIGLLVYLHFVKIDQESLLIVGSLGIQMTSSYASGKESTTFIEMNKVKDVVINEAIYMQKVIYYLCILLQDPVEPHVVSEVVPLFQSSKPRLDCLVEVYKSCQEILEQNKKS